In a single window of the Thunnus maccoyii chromosome 7, fThuMac1.1, whole genome shotgun sequence genome:
- the LOC121900554 gene encoding cortexin-1-like, translated as MNTFPSFSAPPPNTPTIQSVCKPCLRAPWRMNDVPTLDYELLLSPASSSLPGSPGGGSSSPPLALVGVDNEQRTALAFVGLLMLFLVFLLVRCFRILLDPYSRMPASSWTDHKEGLERGQFDYALV; from the coding sequence ATGAACACCTTCCCTTCCTTCTCCGCACCTCCTCCCAACACACCAACCATCCAGTCAGTGTGTAAGCCCTGCCTTCGGGCCCCGTGGAGGATGAACGATGTGCCCACACTTGACTACGAGTTGCTGCTGTCCCCAGCCAGCTCTTCCCTCCCCGGCAGCCCTggtggtggcagcagcagccccCCTCTGGCCTTGGTTGGGGTGGACAATGAGCAGCGCACCGCCTTGGCCTTCGTAGGCCTCCTTATGCTCTTCCTGGTCTTCCTGCTGGTCAGGTGCTTCAGGATCCTGCTGGACCCCTACAGCCGCATGCCTGCATCATCCTGGACTGACCACAAGGAGGGGTTGGAGAGGGGTCAGTTTGATTATGCACTGGTGTAG